Proteins encoded together in one Miscanthus floridulus cultivar M001 chromosome 16, ASM1932011v1, whole genome shotgun sequence window:
- the LOC136513639 gene encoding 1-aminocyclopropane-1-carboxylate oxidase-like has product MVVPVIDFSKLDGAERAETLAQIANGCEEWGFFQLVNHGIPLELLERVKKVCSECYRLREAGFRASEPVRTLEALVDAERRGEEVAPVDDLDWEDIFYIHDGCQWPSDPPAFKETMREYRAELRKLAERVMEAMDENLGLDRGTVKAAFSGDGQHEPFFGTKVSHYPPCLRSDLITGLRAHTDAGGVILLFQDDKVGGLEVLKDGQWTDVQPLAGAIVVNTGDQIEVLSNGRYRSAWHRVLPMRDGNRRSIASFYNPANEATISPAAVATSGGEAYPKYVFGDYMDVYAKQKFQAKELRFEEAVKAAAPKSSPAA; this is encoded by the coding sequence ATGGTGGTTCCCGTGATCGACTTCTCCAAGCTGGACGGCGCCGAGAGGGCGGAGACGCTGGCGCAGATCGCCAATGGCTGCGAGGAGTGGGGGTTCTTCCAGCTCGTGAACCACGGCATCCCGCTGGAGCTTCTGGAGCGCGTCAAGAAGGTGTGCTCCGAGTGCTACCGCCTCCGGGAGGCCGGGTTCAGGGCGTCGGAGCCGGTGCGCACGCTGGAGGCGCTCGTCGACGCGGAGCGGCGcggggaggaggtggcgcccgtggacgaccTGGACTGGGAGGACATCTTCTACATCCACGACGGCTGCCAGTGGCCGTCCGACCCGCCGGCGTTCAAGGAGACCATGCGCGAGTACCGCGCCGAGCTGCGGAAGCTGGCCGAGCGCGTCATGGAGGCCATGGACGAGAACCTCGGCCTCGACAGGGGCACCGTCAAGGCCGCCTTTTCCGGTGACGGCCAGCACGAGCCCTTCTTCGGCACCAAAGTCAGCCACTACCCGCCGTGCCTGCGCTCGGACCTCATCACGGGCCTGCGCGCGCACACCGACGCCGGCGGCGTCATCCTCCTGTTCCAGGACGACAAGGTCGGCGGCCTGGAGGTGCTCAAGGACGGCCAGTGGACCGACGTGCAGCCGCTCGCGGGTGCCATCGTCGTCAACACCGGCGACCAGATCGAGGTGCTCAGTAACGGCCGCTACCGCAGCGCGTGGCACCGCGTGCTGCCCATGCGCGACGGCAACCgccgctccatcgcctccttctaCAACCCGGCCAACGAGGCCACCATCTCGCCGGCGGCTGTGGCAACCAGCGGCGGCGAGGCGTACCCCAAGTACGTGTTTGGCGACTACATGGACGTGTATGCCAAGCAGAAGTTCCAGGCCAAGGAGCTCCGGTTCGAAGAAGCCGTCAAGGCGGCGGCGCCAAAATCATCTCCGGCGGCTTAA